The following are from one region of the uncultured Fusobacterium sp. genome:
- a CDS encoding ABC transporter substrate-binding protein: MENKRIKKFITGFIIVGAILSMGMKSIGSEKKVKNSEEKVIENQDKVTIAVKADAKTLDPQRTIDTSSNKPIQMMFNGLLTFDKDLNIQPCLAESWENIDDCNVIFHLKKGVKFHNGDEMTAEDVKFTLDRARKSNQTSYLFAPISEVSVIDKYTVKITTDKPFGPLMTNLAQTQASIVCKRVVEEVGEENFFKSPVGTGQYKFKDWIPGDRIVVEAFDDSFQGKPKIREISLRVITEVSNRMIALETGEADIAFDIGIMDKETIKNNEDMELLEISSPSSLYLGFDQTTSIFQDKRVREAIAYAIDKDILVSTVFQGSATVADSVLPKACVDHITPKKQYTQNIEKAKKLLAEAGYPNGFDIELWVNDDGARIDMCVIMQEQLRNIGINAEIKVWEWGAYVSRTAQPKKQLYLLSWNSTSDGDAALYALFHSSQKGLSGNRSYFENKEVDNSLDIGRFSVDNSKRHEAYVQAQNILQEELPHYTLVYPMLNVAVRDNVKNVIFRNDGYIDIRNTYAIKEK, encoded by the coding sequence ATGGAAAATAAAAGAATAAAAAAATTTATAACTGGATTTATTATTGTAGGAGCTATTTTATCAATGGGAATGAAATCAATAGGTTCAGAGAAAAAAGTAAAAAATAGTGAGGAAAAAGTTATAGAAAATCAAGATAAAGTAACTATTGCTGTAAAAGCTGATGCAAAAACATTAGACCCACAAAGGACTATTGATACTTCATCTAATAAACCAATTCAGATGATGTTTAATGGGCTTTTAACTTTTGATAAAGACTTAAATATTCAACCTTGTCTTGCTGAATCTTGGGAAAATATTGATGATTGTAATGTTATTTTTCATTTAAAAAAGGGAGTTAAATTTCATAATGGAGATGAAATGACTGCTGAAGATGTGAAATTTACTTTAGATAGAGCTAGAAAATCTAATCAAACCTCTTATTTATTTGCTCCTATATCTGAAGTTTCAGTAATTGATAAATATACAGTTAAAATCACTACTGATAAACCTTTCGGTCCTCTTATGACAAACTTAGCCCAAACACAAGCTTCAATCGTTTGTAAAAGAGTTGTTGAAGAGGTTGGAGAAGAAAATTTCTTCAAATCTCCTGTGGGAACTGGTCAATATAAATTTAAAGATTGGATTCCTGGAGATAGAATAGTAGTTGAAGCCTTTGATGATTCTTTTCAAGGAAAACCCAAAATAAGAGAGATTAGTTTAAGGGTAATTACAGAGGTTAGTAATAGAATGATAGCTTTAGAAACTGGAGAAGCTGATATTGCTTTTGATATAGGAATTATGGATAAAGAGACTATAAAAAATAACGAGGATATGGAGCTTTTGGAAATCTCTTCTCCATCTTCTTTATATTTAGGATTTGATCAAACTACTTCTATATTCCAAGACAAAAGAGTAAGAGAAGCTATTGCTTATGCTATTGATAAAGATATTTTAGTTTCTACCGTTTTTCAAGGATCTGCAACTGTTGCTGACTCTGTTCTTCCAAAAGCTTGTGTAGATCATATTACACCTAAAAAACAATATACTCAGAATATAGAAAAAGCAAAAAAATTACTTGCTGAAGCTGGATATCCCAATGGTTTTGATATTGAGTTATGGGTAAATGATGATGGCGCTAGAATAGATATGTGTGTAATTATGCAAGAGCAATTAAGAAATATTGGAATTAATGCTGAAATTAAAGTTTGGGAATGGGGAGCTTATGTAAGTAGAACAGCTCAACCTAAAAAGCAATTATACTTATTGTCATGGAACTCTACAAGTGATGGAGATGCTGCATTATATGCTCTTTTCCACTCTTCACAAAAAGGTTTATCAGGAAATAGAAGTTATTTTGAAAATAAGGAAGTTGATAACTCTTTAGATATAGGAAGATTCTCTGTAGATAATTCAAAGAGACATGAAGCATATGTTCAAGCTCAAAATATTTTACAAGAAGAGTTACCTCATTATACTTTAGTTTATCCTATGTTGAATGTCGCAGTAAGAGATAATGTAAAAAATGTAATTTTTAGAAATGATGGTTATATAGATATAAGAAATACATATGCAATTAAAGAAAAATAA
- a CDS encoding amidohydrolase has protein sequence MKTIELAKKYHDYVIKMRREFHKNPEASMQEYNTCKKIKEELEKIGVEYKGIAGTGVIATIKGSQPGKCIALRGDIDALAVIEETGKEYSSKVDGLMHACGHDTHAAMLLGAVKVLKDMKDEIHGTVKFFFQPGEEVGKGAKKMVEEGALEGVDSIMGIHIASMLPVGTINAEAGARMAAADKFKITITGKGGHGSAPHQCIDPVVVGAATIMNLQSIVSRELSPLKPAVVTVGSINSGTRFNVIAPNAVLEGTVRYYEPDYYKTISEAIERIAKFTAETYRATAVVEYENAVKPTINDENCATLAQETAAKIVGKENVVMVGPETGGEDFSEFSSIVPGVMTKLGAGNPQKGACYPHHHGKFEVDEDAFVYGVAYYSQYALDYLNKN, from the coding sequence ATGAAAACAATAGAATTAGCTAAAAAATATCACGATTATGTTATAAAAATGAGAAGAGAATTTCACAAAAATCCCGAAGCAAGTATGCAAGAATATAATACTTGTAAAAAAATAAAAGAAGAACTTGAAAAAATTGGTGTTGAATATAAAGGAATTGCTGGAACTGGAGTTATTGCAACTATAAAAGGAAGTCAACCTGGAAAATGTATAGCCTTAAGAGGAGATATTGATGCTCTTGCTGTAATTGAAGAAACAGGAAAAGAATACTCTTCTAAAGTTGATGGACTTATGCATGCTTGTGGACATGATACACATGCTGCTATGCTTTTAGGAGCTGTAAAAGTTTTAAAGGATATGAAAGATGAAATACATGGTACAGTTAAATTCTTTTTTCAACCTGGTGAAGAAGTAGGAAAAGGAGCTAAAAAAATGGTAGAAGAAGGAGCACTTGAAGGAGTCGATTCTATTATGGGAATACATATAGCTTCTATGCTTCCTGTGGGAACTATCAATGCTGAAGCTGGGGCTAGAATGGCTGCAGCTGATAAATTTAAAATTACTATAACTGGTAAAGGAGGGCATGGTTCAGCACCACACCAATGTATAGATCCCGTTGTTGTTGGAGCTGCTACTATAATGAATCTTCAAAGTATTGTAAGTAGAGAACTTTCTCCATTAAAACCAGCAGTTGTAACAGTTGGATCTATAAACTCAGGAACTAGATTTAATGTTATAGCTCCTAATGCTGTTTTAGAAGGAACAGTTAGATATTATGAACCTGATTATTATAAAACTATTTCAGAAGCTATTGAAAGAATAGCAAAATTCACAGCAGAAACATATAGAGCAACAGCAGTTGTTGAATATGAAAATGCTGTAAAACCAACTATTAATGATGAAAATTGCGCTACTCTTGCTCAAGAAACAGCTGCAAAAATTGTAGGAAAAGAAAATGTTGTTATGGTTGGACCTGAAACTGGTGGAGAAGATTTCTCTGAATTCTCTTCTATTGTTCCAGGAGTAATGACTAAACTTGGTGCAGGAAACCCTCAAAAAGGTGCATGTTATCCTCATCATCATGGAAAATTTGAAGTTGATGAAGATGCTTTTGTATATGGAGTGGCATATTACTCTCAATATGCTTTAGATTATCTTAATAAAAATTAA
- a CDS encoding toxin-antitoxin system YwqK family antitoxin: MRKGILLILAITTCSLLLGDEFKEIKPLENNIIIESSIKKEEKPVEETLDKELKKDEIKNEIIQEEVKERIEDLSLKRKGNDGKVYLAKEKEPYTGKFALFLGDIIEYTETYKDGILNGAKTWYSYDGKVVLEENYKNNKVEGEQKAYYENGNIKSVVTYKNGKIIGIEALSQDGKVLHKSDLSKGNGIWKYFWENGNILEEGKYKNWQKDGVLVKYRENGEVDVTTTYKNGKLVSQVWG; encoded by the coding sequence GTGAGAAAAGGAATTTTATTAATATTAGCAATAACTACATGTAGTTTATTATTAGGTGATGAGTTTAAAGAGATAAAACCATTAGAAAATAATATTATTATTGAAAGTTCAATAAAAAAAGAAGAGAAACCAGTGGAGGAAACTTTAGATAAAGAGCTTAAAAAAGATGAGATTAAAAATGAGATAATTCAAGAAGAAGTAAAAGAGAGAATAGAGGATTTAAGCTTAAAAAGAAAAGGAAATGATGGAAAAGTCTATCTAGCTAAAGAAAAAGAGCCATATACTGGAAAGTTTGCCTTATTTTTAGGAGATATTATAGAGTATACAGAGACTTATAAAGATGGAATTTTAAATGGTGCTAAAACATGGTATTCCTATGATGGAAAAGTGGTATTAGAAGAAAATTATAAAAATAATAAGGTTGAAGGTGAGCAAAAAGCTTACTATGAGAATGGAAATATAAAGTCAGTTGTAACATATAAAAATGGGAAAATTATAGGTATAGAAGCTCTATCTCAAGATGGAAAAGTTTTACATAAAAGCGATTTAAGTAAAGGAAATGGAATTTGGAAATATTTCTGGGAAAATGGAAATATTCTTGAAGAGGGAAAATATAAGAATTGGCAAAAAGATGGTGTTTTGGTAAAATATCGTGAAAATGGAGAAGTAGATGTAACTACAACATATAAAAATGGAAAGTTAGTTAGCCAAGTGTGGGGATAA
- a CDS encoding mechanosensitive ion channel domain-containing protein produces the protein MNTVLTKLLEKTLDLLPTIIIRGVIVIVLFSIWPKFVEVLIKMYKKALRKKNVDPLLESFTSSMLKTLLYVILFFLVVGIAGVKATSLVTVLGTAGLAVGLALQGSLANLAGGMLILFFKPFTKDEYIVASSGVEGTVDKIQILYTILTTPDNRVVIVPNSQLANNAITNVSRNPIRRLDMVFSVSYDTPTDKVKEILNRIANEHPAVLKDKPLNIRMSVQNASSLDFIFRVWVKKEDYWTAKFDFTEIVKAEFDANNIEIPYQKIDIYRK, from the coding sequence ATGAATACTGTACTAACAAAACTTTTAGAAAAAACACTAGATTTATTGCCTACGATTATAATAAGAGGGGTAATAGTTATTGTATTATTTTCAATTTGGCCAAAATTTGTTGAAGTTTTAATAAAAATGTATAAGAAAGCTTTAAGAAAGAAGAATGTTGATCCATTATTAGAAAGTTTCACAAGTTCTATGTTAAAGACTTTATTATATGTAATTTTATTCTTTTTAGTAGTAGGAATAGCAGGAGTTAAAGCAACTTCTCTCGTAACAGTTTTAGGTACTGCTGGATTAGCTGTTGGTTTAGCATTACAAGGAAGTTTGGCAAACTTAGCTGGAGGAATGTTAATTTTATTCTTTAAACCATTTACTAAAGATGAATATATAGTGGCTAGTAGTGGAGTAGAGGGAACAGTAGATAAAATTCAAATTCTTTATACAATTTTAACAACACCAGATAATAGAGTTGTAATTGTTCCAAACAGTCAATTAGCTAATAATGCTATAACAAATGTTTCAAGAAATCCTATTAGAAGATTGGATATGGTATTTTCAGTATCTTATGATACTCCAACAGATAAGGTAAAAGAGATTTTAAATAGAATAGCAAATGAACATCCAGCTGTTTTAAAAGATAAACCTCTAAATATAAGAATGAGTGTTCAAAATGCAAGTTCTCTTGATTTTATTTTTAGAGTATGGGTTAAAAAAGAAGATTATTGGACAGCTAAATTTGATTTTACAGAAATAGTTAAAGCAGAGTTTGATGCTAATAATATAGAAATACCATATCAAAAAATTGATATTTATAGAAAATAA
- a CDS encoding HD domain-containing protein — protein MISRIKQGLLFLFGRYKEEWNREVEKLLSKEEYKIFNEMSEYDRIHSYKLYKLVCADKLLGSKEIYKKLALLHDCGKYHASLYRRVKKVLIGEKSLENHSELSYEKLKNIDFELAKLAKVHHSSVDDIYIKKFQELDDK, from the coding sequence ATGATAAGTAGAATAAAACAGGGACTTCTTTTTCTTTTTGGAAGGTATAAAGAGGAGTGGAACAGAGAGGTAGAAAAGCTTCTTTCTAAGGAAGAGTATAAAATATTTAATGAGATGAGTGAATATGATAGAATACACTCATATAAACTTTATAAATTAGTATGTGCTGATAAACTACTAGGGAGTAAAGAAATTTATAAAAAATTAGCTCTTTTGCATGATTGTGGGAAATATCATGCTTCTTTATATAGAAGGGTAAAAAAAGTACTAATAGGAGAAAAAAGTTTAGAAAATCATAGTGAATTATCTTATGAAAAATTAAAAAATATAGATTTTGAATTAGCAAAACTAGCAAAAGTTCACCACAGTAGTGTTGATGATATATATATTAAAAAATTTCAAGAATTAGATGATAAGTAA
- a CDS encoding KH domain-containing protein codes for MDIRNIEKTEKFGYMFYIKYDGTKFHSFDEMNGKKTVKGRFKELMTELGFTWAKGIQQGGRTDAKVSATENILYVSSNFNGEMKELQENFNNLSDETLKITMIKKTFPNLSFPELIERREYIYEYPKKRIKNDLEIIEELCKNLSGKYDVSEFTDKKGLELKEHIREVNIEFKNGKLYFSGNSFMPKQVRIMSGYILTGKKEALEGRYLTLSKVVLNEELRRNIFEKVEGLKIEGVEKIERNVEKTLYIFYTNRKSELIGKNGKNIKSLKKIYGNIVVREL; via the coding sequence ATGGATATAAGAAATATAGAGAAAACAGAAAAATTTGGATATATGTTTTATATCAAATATGATGGTACAAAGTTTCACTCCTTCGATGAAATGAATGGGAAAAAGACAGTTAAAGGAAGATTTAAAGAGCTAATGACTGAGCTAGGATTTACTTGGGCAAAGGGAATACAACAGGGAGGAAGAACAGATGCTAAAGTAAGTGCTACTGAAAATATCTTATATGTAAGTAGTAATTTTAATGGAGAGATGAAAGAGTTACAAGAGAATTTTAATAATCTATCAGATGAGACTCTTAAAATTACAATGATAAAAAAAACTTTCCCTAATCTTAGTTTTCCAGAGTTGATAGAAAGAAGAGAGTATATTTATGAATACCCTAAAAAAAGGATAAAAAACGATTTAGAGATAATAGAGGAACTTTGTAAAAATCTATCAGGAAAATATGATGTAAGTGAGTTTACTGATAAAAAAGGATTAGAATTAAAAGAGCATATAAGAGAAGTAAATATAGAGTTTAAAAATGGAAAATTATACTTCTCAGGAAATTCATTTATGCCAAAACAGGTAAGGATTATGTCTGGATACATTTTAACGGGTAAAAAGGAAGCCTTAGAAGGAAGATATTTAACTTTATCAAAAGTAGTTTTAAATGAGGAATTGAGAAGAAATATTTTTGAAAAAGTTGAAGGTTTAAAAATAGAGGGAGTAGAGAAAATAGAAAGAAATGTGGAAAAGACCCTTTATATTTTTTATACTAATAGAAAAAGTGAATTAATAGGAAAAAATGGTAAAAATATCAAATCTTTAAAAAAAATATATGGTAATATAGTGGTAAGAGAATTATGA
- a CDS encoding TIGR03960 family B12-binding radical SAM protein, whose amino-acid sequence MKVNLDKYLLKVEKPGQYLGNEINSIHKESFKARMCLFFPDIYEVGMSNLGIRILYSLMNRVEGFSLERGFAPMEDMEKLMRENNIPMFSLESKTPLKEFDVVGFSLSYEMCYPNVLNALDLAGIPVRREDRGEEYPLIMAGGTCMMNPVPMEKFLDFIVIGDGEEVMVEIAKILVANKDKSKLEKLQLIEGLDGVYVPLLHKGKKRIKRAIVADLNNTEYYEDQIVPYINIVHDRATVEIQRGCSRGCRFCQAGIVYRPVRERSLEKNLELIEKMIRKTGYEEVSLSSLSSSDYSRIDDLIKGVKSKHIHRNLGVSLPSLRMNTHSVEVAEDISGGKRTGFTFAPEAGSQRMRDIINKGVNEEDVLSTAEAAVRGGWETLKFYFMIGLPFETDEDVKAIYDLAKKVVDLCKPINKRLNVTVSVSSFVPKPHTPFQWAEQMNFDEMKRKHTLLRDLFRGQKSCNLRIHDMKKSYLEGFMSRGDERTGDLIELAWKGGAKLDDYKDNFNIWKRAIEELGIKEEDYLQKRDIDQDLPWDMVEISVDKEFLKKELKQAEQVTLTPECRSKCSNCGMRKRFPNCMVISD is encoded by the coding sequence ATGAAAGTAAATTTAGATAAGTATTTATTAAAAGTTGAGAAACCAGGACAATATTTGGGAAATGAGATAAACAGTATACATAAAGAGAGTTTTAAAGCTAGAATGTGCCTATTTTTTCCAGATATATATGAAGTGGGAATGTCTAACTTAGGAATAAGAATACTTTATAGTCTTATGAATAGAGTAGAGGGATTCTCATTAGAAAGAGGTTTTGCTCCAATGGAAGATATGGAAAAACTTATGAGAGAAAATAATATTCCTATGTTTTCATTAGAGAGTAAAACACCACTTAAAGAGTTTGATGTAGTTGGGTTTTCTCTATCTTATGAAATGTGTTATCCAAATGTGTTAAATGCTCTTGATCTTGCTGGAATTCCTGTAAGAAGAGAGGATAGAGGAGAGGAGTATCCTCTTATAATGGCAGGTGGAACATGTATGATGAACCCTGTTCCAATGGAAAAGTTTTTAGACTTTATAGTTATTGGAGATGGGGAAGAGGTTATGGTTGAAATAGCTAAAATTCTAGTAGCTAATAAGGATAAATCAAAATTAGAAAAACTTCAACTAATTGAAGGATTAGATGGAGTATATGTTCCTCTTTTACACAAAGGAAAGAAGAGAATAAAAAGAGCTATAGTAGCAGACTTAAATAATACAGAGTACTATGAAGATCAAATAGTACCATATATAAATATAGTTCATGACAGAGCTACTGTAGAGATACAAAGAGGTTGCTCGAGAGGATGTAGATTTTGTCAAGCTGGAATAGTTTATAGACCAGTAAGAGAGAGAAGTTTAGAGAAAAATCTTGAACTTATTGAAAAAATGATAAGAAAAACAGGTTATGAAGAGGTTTCATTATCATCTTTGAGTAGTAGTGACTATTCGAGAATAGATGATCTTATAAAAGGAGTAAAAAGCAAGCATATACATAGAAATTTAGGGGTATCATTACCATCTCTTAGAATGAATACTCACTCTGTAGAAGTAGCAGAGGATATAAGTGGAGGAAAGAGAACAGGATTTACTTTTGCTCCTGAAGCTGGATCTCAAAGAATGAGAGATATAATAAATAAAGGAGTAAATGAGGAAGATGTTTTATCAACAGCTGAAGCAGCTGTAAGAGGAGGATGGGAAACATTAAAATTCTATTTTATGATAGGTCTTCCTTTTGAAACAGATGAAGATGTAAAGGCAATATATGATCTAGCAAAAAAAGTAGTAGATTTATGTAAACCTATAAATAAGAGATTAAATGTAACAGTTAGTGTATCTAGCTTTGTTCCAAAACCTCATACACCATTTCAATGGGCAGAGCAAATGAATTTCGATGAAATGAAGAGAAAACATACTCTTTTAAGAGATCTTTTTAGAGGACAAAAAAGTTGTAATTTAAGAATCCATGATATGAAAAAATCTTATTTAGAAGGATTTATGTCAAGAGGAGATGAAAGAACAGGAGATTTAATTGAATTAGCTTGGAAAGGTGGAGCTAAATTAGATGACTATAAAGATAATTTTAATATTTGGAAAAGAGCAATAGAGGAATTAGGAATAAAAGAAGAGGATTATTTACAAAAAAGAGATATAGATCAAGATCTTCCATGGGATATGGTAGAGATAAGTGTAGATAAAGAATTTTTAAAGAAGGAGTTAAAGCAAGCTGAACAGGTAACTCTTACTCCAGA
- the guaB gene encoding IMP dehydrogenase yields MNGKIVKEAITFDDVLLIPARSEVLPHEVSLKTRLTKDITLNVPILSAAMDTVTESDLAIALARQGGIGFIHKNMSIEDQAAEVDRVKRIESGMIRNPVTLTADCTVGHAEDLMRRYKISGLPVIEEDGKLIGIVTNRDIKYHKDMGQLVGDMMTKDNLITAPVGTTLEEAKEILLSNRIEKLPITDSNGYLKGLITIKDIDNLAEYPNACKDSHGTLRVGAAVGIGADTLERVAALVKAGVDIITVDSAHGHSMGVIRKIKEIRAAFPKLNLIGGNIVTAEAALDLIDAGVDAVKVGIGPGSICTTRVVAGVGVPQLTAVNDVYQVCKDRGIGVIADGGIKLSGDIVKALAAGADCVMLGGLLAGTKEAPGEEIILEGKRFKLYVGMGSIAAMKRGSKDRYFQNDAKKLVPEGIEGRISYKGNLKDVVFQLCGGIRAGMGYCGTPTIEDLKINGKFIKITGAGLRESHPHDVTITKEAPNYSK; encoded by the coding sequence ATGAACGGAAAAATAGTAAAAGAAGCTATTACATTTGATGATGTTTTATTAATCCCAGCAAGATCAGAAGTATTACCTCATGAAGTAAGTTTAAAAACAAGACTAACAAAAGATATTACTTTAAATGTACCAATACTAAGTGCTGCTATGGATACAGTTACAGAATCAGATCTAGCTATTGCTTTAGCTAGACAAGGTGGAATTGGATTTATTCATAAAAATATGAGTATAGAAGATCAAGCAGCTGAAGTAGATAGAGTAAAAAGAATAGAAAGTGGAATGATAAGAAATCCAGTTACTCTTACTGCTGATTGTACAGTTGGACACGCTGAAGATTTAATGAGAAGATATAAAATATCAGGTCTTCCAGTAATTGAAGAAGATGGAAAACTTATAGGAATAGTAACAAATAGAGATATAAAATATCATAAAGATATGGGACAACTAGTTGGAGATATGATGACAAAAGATAATCTTATCACAGCTCCAGTAGGAACAACTTTAGAAGAAGCTAAAGAGATTCTTCTTTCTAATAGAATAGAAAAACTTCCTATTACAGATAGTAATGGATACTTAAAAGGATTAATTACAATAAAAGATATTGATAATCTAGCTGAATACCCTAATGCTTGTAAAGATTCACACGGAACTTTAAGAGTAGGAGCAGCTGTAGGAATAGGAGCTGATACTTTAGAAAGAGTAGCTGCCCTTGTAAAAGCTGGAGTAGATATAATAACTGTTGACTCTGCACATGGACACTCTATGGGAGTAATTAGAAAAATAAAAGAGATAAGAGCAGCTTTCCCTAAGTTAAATCTTATCGGAGGAAATATAGTTACAGCTGAAGCTGCATTAGATCTTATAGATGCAGGAGTAGATGCAGTAAAAGTAGGAATAGGACCAGGATCTATTTGTACAACAAGAGTTGTAGCAGGAGTTGGAGTACCTCAACTTACTGCTGTAAATGATGTTTATCAAGTATGTAAAGATAGAGGAATAGGAGTAATTGCTGATGGAGGAATAAAACTATCAGGAGATATAGTAAAAGCTCTAGCAGCTGGAGCAGACTGTGTTATGTTAGGAGGACTTTTAGCAGGAACAAAAGAAGCTCCAGGAGAAGAGATCATACTTGAAGGAAAAAGATTTAAACTTTATGTTGGAATGGGTTCAATAGCAGCTATGAAGAGAGGATCTAAAGATAGATATTTCCAAAATGATGCTAAAAAATTAGTTCCAGAAGGAATAGAAGGACGTATCTCTTATAAAGGAAACTTAAAAGATGTTGTATTCCAACTATGTGGAGGAATTAGAGCAGGTATGGGATACTGTGGAACTCCAACAATAGAAGATTTAAAAATAAATGGTAAATTTATAAAAATAACAGGTGCAGGTTTAAGAGAAAGCCATCCTCACGATGTAACAATCACTAAAGAGGCACCTAACTATTCTAAATAG
- a CDS encoding ABC transporter substrate-binding protein — protein MNKKLFTLVFVVLIGIASYFKFSADDVKAQEIKNKITIAMKADPKTLDPQKSIDTISNKSITLIYDTLLDLDENLNLKPCLAERWERLDEYNTVFYLKKGVKFHNGEELKAEDVKFTLERAAVSPQTLYLFNPIEKVTVLDDYTVKITTKTPFGALLNNLATVQSGIVSKKAVLEYGDDYTNHPVGTGQYKLKEWIPGSKITFEKFDDSFLGKPNFNEVTYLTIPEVSNRMISLETGEVDIAFDIGIMDKIAIENNKNLELIEVESPALLYLGFDQTNPKYQNKKLREAIAYAIDNQTFVDVVFKGSAVAGDSPLPKASPAYNSEVKRYDQNIEKAKQLLVEAGYPNGLDIELWCMDDGPRVDMCVIIQDQLKKIGINVEIKVFEFGSYVSKTALPNKELYFLSWNSSGDGDVALYPLFHSSQHGSSGNRSFYTNKKVDELLDKARTSVDETERTILYKEVQDILQEDLAIYSLVYPKINLAKNKNLKGLIFKKNGDIDITNLYQEVR, from the coding sequence ATGAATAAAAAATTATTTACACTTGTTTTTGTGGTACTCATTGGAATTGCTAGTTATTTTAAGTTTTCTGCTGATGATGTAAAAGCTCAGGAAATAAAAAATAAGATAACTATAGCTATGAAAGCTGATCCTAAAACTTTAGACCCTCAAAAAAGTATAGATACAATATCAAATAAATCAATCACGTTAATATATGATACACTTTTAGATTTAGATGAAAATCTTAATTTAAAACCATGTCTAGCTGAAAGATGGGAAAGATTAGATGAATATAATACAGTATTTTATTTAAAGAAAGGAGTTAAATTTCATAATGGTGAGGAATTAAAAGCAGAAGATGTCAAATTTACTCTAGAAAGAGCTGCAGTTTCTCCACAAACACTTTATCTATTTAATCCTATTGAAAAAGTAACTGTACTTGACGATTACACTGTTAAAATTACTACCAAAACTCCTTTTGGAGCTTTACTTAACAATTTAGCTACTGTCCAAAGTGGAATTGTTTCTAAAAAGGCAGTCCTTGAATATGGTGATGATTACACTAATCACCCTGTAGGAACTGGACAATACAAATTAAAGGAATGGATTCCTGGAAGTAAAATTACTTTTGAAAAATTTGATGATTCTTTTCTTGGTAAACCAAATTTTAATGAAGTTACTTATTTGACAATTCCAGAAGTAAGTAATCGTATGATATCCTTAGAAACAGGAGAAGTGGATATCGCTTTTGATATTGGTATTATGGATAAAATTGCTATTGAAAATAATAAAAATTTAGAACTTATTGAAGTTGAATCTCCAGCTTTACTTTATTTAGGTTTTGATCAAACTAATCCTAAATATCAAAATAAAAAACTTAGAGAGGCTATCGCATATGCTATTGATAATCAAACTTTTGTAGATGTTGTATTTAAAGGTTCTGCTGTAGCAGGTGATTCCCCTCTTCCTAAAGCTAGTCCTGCTTACAATAGTGAAGTAAAAAGATATGATCAAAATATTGAAAAAGCTAAACAACTTCTTGTAGAAGCTGGGTATCCTAATGGATTAGATATTGAACTTTGGTGTATGGATGATGGACCAAGAGTAGATATGTGTGTTATTATTCAAGATCAACTAAAAAAAATCGGAATCAATGTAGAGATTAAAGTTTTTGAATTTGGTTCTTACGTATCTAAAACTGCTCTTCCTAATAAAGAGTTATACTTTTTATCTTGGAACTCTTCTGGAGATGGAGATGTGGCTCTATATCCTCTTTTCCATTCTTCACAACATGGATCTTCTGGAAATAGAAGTTTTTATACTAATAAGAAAGTTGATGAATTACTTGATAAAGCTAGAACTTCTGTAGATGAAACTGAAAGAACTATTCTTTATAAAGAAGTTCAAGATATCTTACAAGAAGATTTAGCTATTTACTCTCTTGTTTACCCTAAAATTAACTTAGCTAAAAATAAAAATTTAAAGGGCTTAATTTTCAAAAAGAATGGAGATATTGATATTACTAATCTTTACCAAGAAGTTAGATAA